Proteins encoded by one window of Portunus trituberculatus isolate SZX2019 chromosome 27, ASM1759143v1, whole genome shotgun sequence:
- the LOC123509902 gene encoding mediator of RNA polymerase II transcription subunit 14-like isoform X1, whose product MGGQLGTISLGVLIQYINQRTYSDLLNLAEILPRKSDMEKKVDIVQYAQQTRQLYVRLLALVKWAASASKVDKCCHIMALLEKQNSLFTDTADKLYHMTKENLVRARLPHFHIPAAVETLTTGSYNRLPLTIRQRILPPEPITSVERKSTLTRLEQIIQHRLVTSELPPQMRTCRIENGRVRFTVEHEFEVSLTLMGDAPGEPWRLLEIEILVEDKETGDGKPLVHQMQIAFIHQLIQSRLQDNPNPLQETYMVLHSFCQSLQLEVLFTQTQKLLEDRLDSHIRIEEYIQGRSLTLTYWRELSQHDPSSQLGYRLTVQTDPTQPSKPLTVLHTPCLGSKESEIAERAIRSDHLSIERLLVHTIYLRTKARLSELKQELDAKLGADAEKCQLSGSPAVLHVPILQPNLRSEQLLVTVDTHTGVLLPSVPQYDNCPIIPELQVALNHDHSKLHELISELRYWLMVRRTEKTLQHLPATAHERLPLMYYTSHPLNALSKHKVFITFHKHPGYVVIVEFHEREGSPCEVEQSLYFMVVRQASIEDNPDDDTVQTAIPKSYLRAYHLVKLDSFVCTHGPSTKVDVVEPGERALGGKRKLLQRGEPASKRVKVPAYFLPDVAQCVAMTDVKLPLTHLSLKLREHGVFNTGEQIEEGGMGVLLRLIDLPSTEGLSTSTILALRKHLLSASIRMQVAVAWQFTGSRVFGMEYLFTNCPVVSQHSREQGPRRACYFTYDVTGAENVNTTVEAILADWTSIARLYQLVLQFAAQLKASRGVWGSLAGVESAGSSSSSISSNVPNPKTLSEMVRVRSFNYKSITLSYGPSFDAYCVLRFVPEKKAFIVSFGMSGEGVWATNPHTLMQEQLQELVNQNGVMGLVDLATTLHHTYQPLLAISQLSPTLHLGVIDKQKNNPVKNFTIMPQSPTRVNIIYRNVYCLNVDLLQNGLIALRDGAYSSFDTSKLIEEFIQIQGLKAFLSKYVDESAINIRRSQSEEENPPTPIPLDDTLWTTHKAASPARHGPMTPPISSNPHTPASPHPGGITQTSGHGGGFVASPAQTGFSLASPPPLPGMNPSPAMLPHPSPGSGFLGSNSPSSAAQHGVSSPGFLVPSPAGPHSVPMHSPASAMMHGGGTSGLGSSCGPNRVLPNKPYAAAVPTTLTHDAFHTLCSPTPMEESGGENTIQCLLEQFLGITYIKRHFQQLCEGCEMMKAVNGVEAGSLQFKTETLVCQLLVQSSPGYSLILKLQSPADQSEHWTQEELQTIEKFFRAKVPIPPYRPYAVQSFYNILKFSARVLRDCIKLMQLELNPSPQLQQQMKWNIQWCLTNPPIGYHIAPPGLQIVVVSRSKILLFFQLTRVNTGVGEDGSGCVMLPVVYDCVTNKTQMAEHRQPGAALTLTNQVINDIMARAHLQAGELCLYPYIRELVCGLALGPDGAALAVGPPPPAPPSSSSTVTPALGSPHLPSPHVASPHTPGSSAASVQVSAPSPAMMSSSNTATSASAHYTCPKPVSSVSHVPTGMGTMPVMTGNMSQGHMTSIGGGIMQSGPRSLQQPGQMTIGPGGMQAHASMQAGPGMQSSHGMQTNMQGGPGGMQAGGMQGPGGMQAAMQAGHSMQTGPGGMQGPGGLGGPGGMQPGMQTGPGGMQGPGAMQGGHGMQGGPGSMQGPGSMSGPGSMGGPGSLGGPGTMGGPGTMGPGGRQGGFAGNMMNQFNR is encoded by the exons ATGGGTGGCCAGCTGGGGACCATTTCCCTTGGTGTACTCATTCAATACATCAATCAGCGCACATACTCAGATTTGCTTAACCTGGCGGAAAT CCTGCCAAGGAAGAGTGACATGGAGAAGAAGGTTGACATCGTCCAGTATGCCCAGCAGACACGGCAACTTTATGTTCGGCTCCTTGCCCTTGTTAAATGGGCGGCCAGTGCCTCAAAGGTGGACAAGTGCTGT CACATAATGGCATTATTGGAGAAACAAAACAGCCTCTTCACGGACACAGCCGACAAGCTTTACCACATGACTAAGGAAAATCTGGTGAGAGCAAGGCTGCCACACTTCCACATCCCGGCTGCCGTGGAGACCCTCACAACAG GCTCGTACAACCGACTGCCACTCACCATTCGCCAGCGCATCCTTCCACCAGAGCCTATCACCTCAGTGGAGCGCAAGTCAACACTCACCAGACTAGAACAAATCATTCAGCATCGTCTTGTCACCTCAGAGCTGCCACCCCAGATGAGGACATGCAGg ATAGAGAACGGGAGAGTACGCTTCACTGTGGAACATGAGTTTGAAGTGAGCCTGACCTTGATGGGGGATGCTCCTGGAGAGCCATGGAGGCTGCTAGAAATAGAGATCTTGGTCGAAGATAAGGAGACGGGAGACGGAAAGCCACTTGTTCATCAGATGCAG ATTGCCTTCATCCACCAGCTAATCCAGTCACGTCTCCAGGACAACCCCAACCCTTTGCAGGAGACATACATGGTCCTTCACTCTTTTTGTCAGTCCCTGCAGCTGGAGGTCCTCTTTACCCAGACCCAGAAG CTGTTGGAAGACCGGCTTGACTCCCACATCCGCATTGAAGAGTACATCCAGGGGCGCTCCCTCACACTCACCTACTGGCGTGAGCTGAGCCAACACGACCCTTCCTCCCAGTTGGGCTACAGGCTAACCGTACAGACAGATCCAACTCAGCCCTCTAAACCCCTCACTGTCCTCCATACACCATGCCTGGGCTCTAAG GAGTCGGAAATAGCAGAGCGTGCCATCAGGAGTGACCATTTGTCCATTGAGCGTTTGCTGGTGCACACCATCTACCTCAGGACCAAGGCACGGCTGTCTGAGCTGAAGCAGGAGCTGGACGCTAAGCTTGGGGCGGACGCTGAGAAGT GCCAGCTGAGTGGATCTCCAGCAGTACTCCATGTACCTATACTGCAGCCCAACCTGCGGTCAGAGCAGCTGCTAGTAACAGTGGACACCCACACAGGTGTGCTCCTTCCCTCAGTCCCACAGTATGACAACTGCCCCATCATCCCAGAGTTACAGGTGGCCCTCAACCATGACCACTCAAAGCTGCATGAACTCATCTCAGAGCTCAG GTATTGGTTGATGGTACGACGGACTGAAAAGACTCTGCAGCATCTTCCAGCTACAGCTCATGAGCGACTGCCCCTCATGTACTACACCTCCCACCCACTCAATGCCCTCTCCAAGCATAAAGTGTTCATCACCTTCCACAAACATCCAGGCTATGTTGTG ATTGTTGAGTTTCATGAGCGTGAGGGAAGCCCATGTGAGGTGGAGCAGAGCCTGTACTTCATGGTGGTGCGGCAGGCCAGTATTGAGGACAACCCAGACGATGACACAGTACAGACTGCCATTCCTAAGAGTTACCTGAGAGCCTACCACCTGGTGAAGCTGGACTCCTTTGTGTGTACCCATGGTCCCTCTACCAAAGTTGATG TGGTGGAGCCAGGTGAGCGAGCACTGGGAGGCAAACGCAAATTACTCCAGCGCGGTGAACCTGCCAGCAAACGGGTCAAGGTCCCAGCATACTTCCTTCCTGATGTTGCCCAGTGTGTGGCTATGACTGATGTGAAGCTGCCTCTGACACATCTTTCCCTCAAG CTCCGAGAGCACGGGGTTTTCAACACTGGCGAACAGATAGAGGAGGGTGGTATGGGGGTGCTGCTGCGTCTCATTGACCTACCCAGCACCGAGGGACTGTCCACCAGCACCATCCTTGCCCTCCGCAAGCACCTTCTGTCTGCCTCCATCCGCATGCAGGTGGCAGTGGCCTGG CAATTCACGGGCTCAAGGGTGTTTGGAATGGAGTACCTCTTTACCAATTGCCCGGTGGTGAGCCAGCACTCTAGGGAGCAGGGACCACGGCGGGCGTGCTACTTCACTTATGACGTCACAGGTGCAGAGAATGTCAACACTACTGTAGAGGCAATTTTGGCTGACTGGACTTCCATAGCCAGGCTCTACCAGCTTGTGCTACAGTTTGCTGCTCAGCTGAAGGCATCCAGAGGTGTGTGGGGGAGCCTAG CTGGTGTGGAGTCAgcaggcagtagcagcagcagcatcagtagtaatGTGCCAAACCCAAAGACACTGAGTGAAATGGTGAGGGTACGCTCATTCAACTACAAGTCGATCACACTCTCCTATGGGCCAAGCTTTGATGCTTACTGCGTCCTGCGCTTTGTGCCGGAAAAAAAAGCCTTTATAGTTAGCTTTG GCATGAGTGGTGAGGGAGTGTGGGCCACCAACCCCCACACACTGATGCAGGAGCAACTGCAGGAATTAGTCAACCAGAATGGAGTGATGGGACTAGTGGACTTGGCCACTACCCTGCACCACACCTACCAGCCTCTCCTTGCTATCTCACAGCTTTCACCAACCCTTCACTTGGGAGTTATTGATAAG CAGAAGAATAATCCCGTCAAGAACTTCACAATAATGCCACAGTCGCCCACACGTGTCAACATCATATACCGCAATGTGTACTGCCTCAATGTGGACCTGCTGCAGAACGGCCTCATTGCATTGCGGGACGGCGCCTACAGCAGCTTTGACACCTCCAAGCTGATTGAGGAATTCATACAGATACAAGGACTCAAG GCATTCCTCAGTAAATATGTGGATGAGTCAGCAATCAACATCCGGCGCTCCCAGTCTGAGGAGGAGAATCCCCCAACACCCATACCACTGGATGACACCCTCTGGACCACACACAAGGCAGCCTCTCCTGCCCGCCATGGCCCAATGACACCCCCAATCAGCTCCAACCCCCACACCCCTGCCAGCCCTCACCCTGGTGGCATCACTCAG ACTAGTGGCCATGGAGGAGGATTTGTTGCCAGCCCTGCACAGACTGGTTTCTCCTTAGCCtccccaccacctctaccaggCATGAATCCATCCCCTGCTATGCTGCCCCATCCTTCCCCCGGCTCTGGCTTTCTGGGCTCCAACTCTCCCTCCTCAGCAGCCCAACATGGTGTATCCTCTCCTGGGTTCCTAGTTCCCTCCCCTGCTGGCCCTCACTCAGTCCCCATGCACTCCCCAGCTTCAGCCATGATGCATG GTGGAGGAACTAGTGGACTAGGCAGTAGCTGTGGACCTAACCGAGTGCTGCCAAATAAACCATATGCTGCAGCTGTCCCAACAACCCTCACCCATGATGCCTTCCACACCTTGTGTTCTCCCACCCCA ATGGAGGAATCAGGTGGGGAGAACACCATCCAATGCTTGCTTGAGCAGTTCTTGGGGATCACCTACATAAAGCGACACTTCCAGCAGCTCTGTGAAGGCTGTGAGATG ATGAAGGCAGTAAATGGAGTGGAGGCAGGCAGCCTGCAGTTCAAGACAGAGACACTGGTGTGCCAGCTTCTGGTGCAGTCCAGCCCTGGTTACAGCCTCATACTCAAGCTGCAGTCCCCAGCTGACCAATCTGAACATTGGACTCAGGAAGAGCTGCAG accATAGAGAAATTTTTCCGTGCAAAGGTCCCAATCCCACCATACAGGCCGTATGCTGTCCAATCGTTTTATAACATCCTCAAGTTCTCTGCCCGGGTGCTCAGAGATTGTATCAAGCTAATGCAACTTGAACTT AATCCCAGCCCTCAACTTCAGCAGCAGATGAAATGGAATATCCAGTGGTGCCTCACCAATCCTCCCATTGGATACCACATAGCACCACCTGGTCTTcagatagtggtggtgtcacGCAGTAAAATCCTCCTCTTT TTCCAGCTGACCCGTGTGAACACCGGTGTTGGGGAGGATGGTTCTGGCTGTGTGATGCTGCCAGTGGTGTACGACTGTGTCACCAACAAGACTCAGATGGCTGAGCATCGACAACCAGGAGCAGCTCTCACACTCACCAACCAGGTCATCAATGACATCATGGCCCGTGCTCACTTACAAGCAGGGGAGCTTTGTTTGTATCCCTATATCAGGGAGCTGGTTTGTGGTCTTGCACTTGGTCCAGATGGAGCTGCCTTGGCTGTTggccctccaccaccagcacccccttcatcatcatccactGTCACCCCTGCCTTAGGCTCTCCTCACCTGCCTTCTCCACATGTAGCTTCTCCTCACACTCCAGGTTCCTCAGCTGCCTCAGTGCAGGTTTCTGCCCCGTCCCCAGCTATGATGTCCAGCAGTAATACAGCAACTTCAGCCTCAGCACATTACACCTGTCCTAAGCCAGTGTCCAGTGTGAGCCATGTGCCTACAGGGATGGGCACCATGCCTGTCATGACTGGCAACATGAGTCAGGGTCATATGACTTCTATTGGTGGTGGAATCATGCAGAGTGGCCCTCGCTCACTCCAGCAACCTGGTCAAATGACCATTGGCCCTGGAGGAATGCAAGCACATGCAAGCATGCAAGCTGGACCAGGTATGCAGAGCAGTCATGGAATGCAGACCAACATGCAAGGAGGGCCTGGAGGAATGCAGGCTGGTGGCATGCAAGGACCAGGAGGTATGCAGGCTGCCATGCAAGCAGGTCATAGCATGCAAACAGGTCCTGGGGGTATGCAGGGACCAGGTGGTTTGGGTGGGCCTGGAGGCATGCAGCCAGGGATGCAGACTGGACCTGGTGGTATGCAAGGACCTGGAGCCATGCAGGGTGGCCATGGGATGCAAGGAGGACCTGGAAGTATGCAAGGTCCTGGGTCTATGAGTGGGCCAGGATCTATGGGTGGACCTGGATCATTGGGAGGACCTGGAACAATGGGAGGTCCTGGAACCATGGGACCAGGAGGTCGGCAAGGAGGCTTTGCTGGCAATATGATGAACCAGTTCAATCGATGA
- the LOC123509902 gene encoding mediator of RNA polymerase II transcription subunit 14-like isoform X2, with amino-acid sequence MGGQLGTISLGVLIQYINQRTYSDLLNLAEILPRKSDMEKKVDIVQYAQQTRQLYVRLLALVKWAASASKVDKCCHIMALLEKQNSLFTDTADKLYHMTKENLVRARLPHFHIPAAVETLTTGSYNRLPLTIRQRILPPEPITSVERKSTLTRLEQIIQHRLVTSELPPQMRTCRIENGRVRFTVEHEFEVSLTLMGDAPGEPWRLLEIEILVEDKETGDGKPLVHQMQIAFIHQLIQSRLQDNPNPLQETYMVLHSFCQSLQLEVLFTQTQKLLEDRLDSHIRIEEYIQGRSLTLTYWRELSQHDPSSQLGYRLTVQTDPTQPSKPLTVLHTPCLGSKESEIAERAIRSDHLSIERLLVHTIYLRTKARLSELKQELDAKLGADAEKCQLSGSPAVLHVPILQPNLRSEQLLVTVDTHTGVLLPSVPQYDNCPIIPELQVALNHDHSKLHELISELRYWLMVRRTEKTLQHLPATAHERLPLMYYTSHPLNALSKHKVFITFHKHPGYVVIVEFHEREGSPCEVEQSLYFMVVRQASIEDNPDDDTVQTAIPKSYLRAYHLVKLDSFVCTHGPSTKVDVVEPGERALGGKRKLLQRGEPASKRVKVPAYFLPDVAQCVAMTDVKLPLTHLSLKLREHGVFNTGEQIEEGGMGVLLRLIDLPSTEGLSTSTILALRKHLLSASIRMQVAVAWQFTGSRVFGMEYLFTNCPVVSQHSREQGPRRACYFTYDVTGAENVNTTVEAILADWTSIARLYQLVLQFAAQLKASRGVWGSLAGVESAGSSSSSISSNVPNPKTLSEMVRVRSFNYKSITLSYGPSFDAYCVLRFVPEKKAFIVSFGMSGEGVWATNPHTLMQEQLQELVNQNGVMGLVDLATTLHHTYQPLLAISQLSPTLHLGVIDKKNNPVKNFTIMPQSPTRVNIIYRNVYCLNVDLLQNGLIALRDGAYSSFDTSKLIEEFIQIQGLKAFLSKYVDESAINIRRSQSEEENPPTPIPLDDTLWTTHKAASPARHGPMTPPISSNPHTPASPHPGGITQTSGHGGGFVASPAQTGFSLASPPPLPGMNPSPAMLPHPSPGSGFLGSNSPSSAAQHGVSSPGFLVPSPAGPHSVPMHSPASAMMHGGGTSGLGSSCGPNRVLPNKPYAAAVPTTLTHDAFHTLCSPTPMEESGGENTIQCLLEQFLGITYIKRHFQQLCEGCEMMKAVNGVEAGSLQFKTETLVCQLLVQSSPGYSLILKLQSPADQSEHWTQEELQTIEKFFRAKVPIPPYRPYAVQSFYNILKFSARVLRDCIKLMQLELNPSPQLQQQMKWNIQWCLTNPPIGYHIAPPGLQIVVVSRSKILLFFQLTRVNTGVGEDGSGCVMLPVVYDCVTNKTQMAEHRQPGAALTLTNQVINDIMARAHLQAGELCLYPYIRELVCGLALGPDGAALAVGPPPPAPPSSSSTVTPALGSPHLPSPHVASPHTPGSSAASVQVSAPSPAMMSSSNTATSASAHYTCPKPVSSVSHVPTGMGTMPVMTGNMSQGHMTSIGGGIMQSGPRSLQQPGQMTIGPGGMQAHASMQAGPGMQSSHGMQTNMQGGPGGMQAGGMQGPGGMQAAMQAGHSMQTGPGGMQGPGGLGGPGGMQPGMQTGPGGMQGPGAMQGGHGMQGGPGSMQGPGSMSGPGSMGGPGSLGGPGTMGGPGTMGPGGRQGGFAGNMMNQFNR; translated from the exons ATGGGTGGCCAGCTGGGGACCATTTCCCTTGGTGTACTCATTCAATACATCAATCAGCGCACATACTCAGATTTGCTTAACCTGGCGGAAAT CCTGCCAAGGAAGAGTGACATGGAGAAGAAGGTTGACATCGTCCAGTATGCCCAGCAGACACGGCAACTTTATGTTCGGCTCCTTGCCCTTGTTAAATGGGCGGCCAGTGCCTCAAAGGTGGACAAGTGCTGT CACATAATGGCATTATTGGAGAAACAAAACAGCCTCTTCACGGACACAGCCGACAAGCTTTACCACATGACTAAGGAAAATCTGGTGAGAGCAAGGCTGCCACACTTCCACATCCCGGCTGCCGTGGAGACCCTCACAACAG GCTCGTACAACCGACTGCCACTCACCATTCGCCAGCGCATCCTTCCACCAGAGCCTATCACCTCAGTGGAGCGCAAGTCAACACTCACCAGACTAGAACAAATCATTCAGCATCGTCTTGTCACCTCAGAGCTGCCACCCCAGATGAGGACATGCAGg ATAGAGAACGGGAGAGTACGCTTCACTGTGGAACATGAGTTTGAAGTGAGCCTGACCTTGATGGGGGATGCTCCTGGAGAGCCATGGAGGCTGCTAGAAATAGAGATCTTGGTCGAAGATAAGGAGACGGGAGACGGAAAGCCACTTGTTCATCAGATGCAG ATTGCCTTCATCCACCAGCTAATCCAGTCACGTCTCCAGGACAACCCCAACCCTTTGCAGGAGACATACATGGTCCTTCACTCTTTTTGTCAGTCCCTGCAGCTGGAGGTCCTCTTTACCCAGACCCAGAAG CTGTTGGAAGACCGGCTTGACTCCCACATCCGCATTGAAGAGTACATCCAGGGGCGCTCCCTCACACTCACCTACTGGCGTGAGCTGAGCCAACACGACCCTTCCTCCCAGTTGGGCTACAGGCTAACCGTACAGACAGATCCAACTCAGCCCTCTAAACCCCTCACTGTCCTCCATACACCATGCCTGGGCTCTAAG GAGTCGGAAATAGCAGAGCGTGCCATCAGGAGTGACCATTTGTCCATTGAGCGTTTGCTGGTGCACACCATCTACCTCAGGACCAAGGCACGGCTGTCTGAGCTGAAGCAGGAGCTGGACGCTAAGCTTGGGGCGGACGCTGAGAAGT GCCAGCTGAGTGGATCTCCAGCAGTACTCCATGTACCTATACTGCAGCCCAACCTGCGGTCAGAGCAGCTGCTAGTAACAGTGGACACCCACACAGGTGTGCTCCTTCCCTCAGTCCCACAGTATGACAACTGCCCCATCATCCCAGAGTTACAGGTGGCCCTCAACCATGACCACTCAAAGCTGCATGAACTCATCTCAGAGCTCAG GTATTGGTTGATGGTACGACGGACTGAAAAGACTCTGCAGCATCTTCCAGCTACAGCTCATGAGCGACTGCCCCTCATGTACTACACCTCCCACCCACTCAATGCCCTCTCCAAGCATAAAGTGTTCATCACCTTCCACAAACATCCAGGCTATGTTGTG ATTGTTGAGTTTCATGAGCGTGAGGGAAGCCCATGTGAGGTGGAGCAGAGCCTGTACTTCATGGTGGTGCGGCAGGCCAGTATTGAGGACAACCCAGACGATGACACAGTACAGACTGCCATTCCTAAGAGTTACCTGAGAGCCTACCACCTGGTGAAGCTGGACTCCTTTGTGTGTACCCATGGTCCCTCTACCAAAGTTGATG TGGTGGAGCCAGGTGAGCGAGCACTGGGAGGCAAACGCAAATTACTCCAGCGCGGTGAACCTGCCAGCAAACGGGTCAAGGTCCCAGCATACTTCCTTCCTGATGTTGCCCAGTGTGTGGCTATGACTGATGTGAAGCTGCCTCTGACACATCTTTCCCTCAAG CTCCGAGAGCACGGGGTTTTCAACACTGGCGAACAGATAGAGGAGGGTGGTATGGGGGTGCTGCTGCGTCTCATTGACCTACCCAGCACCGAGGGACTGTCCACCAGCACCATCCTTGCCCTCCGCAAGCACCTTCTGTCTGCCTCCATCCGCATGCAGGTGGCAGTGGCCTGG CAATTCACGGGCTCAAGGGTGTTTGGAATGGAGTACCTCTTTACCAATTGCCCGGTGGTGAGCCAGCACTCTAGGGAGCAGGGACCACGGCGGGCGTGCTACTTCACTTATGACGTCACAGGTGCAGAGAATGTCAACACTACTGTAGAGGCAATTTTGGCTGACTGGACTTCCATAGCCAGGCTCTACCAGCTTGTGCTACAGTTTGCTGCTCAGCTGAAGGCATCCAGAGGTGTGTGGGGGAGCCTAG CTGGTGTGGAGTCAgcaggcagtagcagcagcagcatcagtagtaatGTGCCAAACCCAAAGACACTGAGTGAAATGGTGAGGGTACGCTCATTCAACTACAAGTCGATCACACTCTCCTATGGGCCAAGCTTTGATGCTTACTGCGTCCTGCGCTTTGTGCCGGAAAAAAAAGCCTTTATAGTTAGCTTTG GCATGAGTGGTGAGGGAGTGTGGGCCACCAACCCCCACACACTGATGCAGGAGCAACTGCAGGAATTAGTCAACCAGAATGGAGTGATGGGACTAGTGGACTTGGCCACTACCCTGCACCACACCTACCAGCCTCTCCTTGCTATCTCACAGCTTTCACCAACCCTTCACTTGGGAGTTATTGATAAG AAGAATAATCCCGTCAAGAACTTCACAATAATGCCACAGTCGCCCACACGTGTCAACATCATATACCGCAATGTGTACTGCCTCAATGTGGACCTGCTGCAGAACGGCCTCATTGCATTGCGGGACGGCGCCTACAGCAGCTTTGACACCTCCAAGCTGATTGAGGAATTCATACAGATACAAGGACTCAAG GCATTCCTCAGTAAATATGTGGATGAGTCAGCAATCAACATCCGGCGCTCCCAGTCTGAGGAGGAGAATCCCCCAACACCCATACCACTGGATGACACCCTCTGGACCACACACAAGGCAGCCTCTCCTGCCCGCCATGGCCCAATGACACCCCCAATCAGCTCCAACCCCCACACCCCTGCCAGCCCTCACCCTGGTGGCATCACTCAG ACTAGTGGCCATGGAGGAGGATTTGTTGCCAGCCCTGCACAGACTGGTTTCTCCTTAGCCtccccaccacctctaccaggCATGAATCCATCCCCTGCTATGCTGCCCCATCCTTCCCCCGGCTCTGGCTTTCTGGGCTCCAACTCTCCCTCCTCAGCAGCCCAACATGGTGTATCCTCTCCTGGGTTCCTAGTTCCCTCCCCTGCTGGCCCTCACTCAGTCCCCATGCACTCCCCAGCTTCAGCCATGATGCATG GTGGAGGAACTAGTGGACTAGGCAGTAGCTGTGGACCTAACCGAGTGCTGCCAAATAAACCATATGCTGCAGCTGTCCCAACAACCCTCACCCATGATGCCTTCCACACCTTGTGTTCTCCCACCCCA ATGGAGGAATCAGGTGGGGAGAACACCATCCAATGCTTGCTTGAGCAGTTCTTGGGGATCACCTACATAAAGCGACACTTCCAGCAGCTCTGTGAAGGCTGTGAGATG ATGAAGGCAGTAAATGGAGTGGAGGCAGGCAGCCTGCAGTTCAAGACAGAGACACTGGTGTGCCAGCTTCTGGTGCAGTCCAGCCCTGGTTACAGCCTCATACTCAAGCTGCAGTCCCCAGCTGACCAATCTGAACATTGGACTCAGGAAGAGCTGCAG accATAGAGAAATTTTTCCGTGCAAAGGTCCCAATCCCACCATACAGGCCGTATGCTGTCCAATCGTTTTATAACATCCTCAAGTTCTCTGCCCGGGTGCTCAGAGATTGTATCAAGCTAATGCAACTTGAACTT AATCCCAGCCCTCAACTTCAGCAGCAGATGAAATGGAATATCCAGTGGTGCCTCACCAATCCTCCCATTGGATACCACATAGCACCACCTGGTCTTcagatagtggtggtgtcacGCAGTAAAATCCTCCTCTTT TTCCAGCTGACCCGTGTGAACACCGGTGTTGGGGAGGATGGTTCTGGCTGTGTGATGCTGCCAGTGGTGTACGACTGTGTCACCAACAAGACTCAGATGGCTGAGCATCGACAACCAGGAGCAGCTCTCACACTCACCAACCAGGTCATCAATGACATCATGGCCCGTGCTCACTTACAAGCAGGGGAGCTTTGTTTGTATCCCTATATCAGGGAGCTGGTTTGTGGTCTTGCACTTGGTCCAGATGGAGCTGCCTTGGCTGTTggccctccaccaccagcacccccttcatcatcatccactGTCACCCCTGCCTTAGGCTCTCCTCACCTGCCTTCTCCACATGTAGCTTCTCCTCACACTCCAGGTTCCTCAGCTGCCTCAGTGCAGGTTTCTGCCCCGTCCCCAGCTATGATGTCCAGCAGTAATACAGCAACTTCAGCCTCAGCACATTACACCTGTCCTAAGCCAGTGTCCAGTGTGAGCCATGTGCCTACAGGGATGGGCACCATGCCTGTCATGACTGGCAACATGAGTCAGGGTCATATGACTTCTATTGGTGGTGGAATCATGCAGAGTGGCCCTCGCTCACTCCAGCAACCTGGTCAAATGACCATTGGCCCTGGAGGAATGCAAGCACATGCAAGCATGCAAGCTGGACCAGGTATGCAGAGCAGTCATGGAATGCAGACCAACATGCAAGGAGGGCCTGGAGGAATGCAGGCTGGTGGCATGCAAGGACCAGGAGGTATGCAGGCTGCCATGCAAGCAGGTCATAGCATGCAAACAGGTCCTGGGGGTATGCAGGGACCAGGTGGTTTGGGTGGGCCTGGAGGCATGCAGCCAGGGATGCAGACTGGACCTGGTGGTATGCAAGGACCTGGAGCCATGCAGGGTGGCCATGGGATGCAAGGAGGACCTGGAAGTATGCAAGGTCCTGGGTCTATGAGTGGGCCAGGATCTATGGGTGGACCTGGATCATTGGGAGGACCTGGAACAATGGGAGGTCCTGGAACCATGGGACCAGGAGGTCGGCAAGGAGGCTTTGCTGGCAATATGATGAACCAGTTCAATCGATGA